Sequence from the Phosphitispora fastidiosa genome:
ACAAACACTCTTATAATTAAACCAAAATATAGTGAATTTAAACATATTTTGATAAAATAAGACATTATTCGATAAGTATAAACATAATATTCTTCTTCATTGTGGTAATTCCTGCTAGACTAAGGAAGTTTTAATTTTCAAAAAAATAAAAAAACTTTCATTAGTACTATCTGCAGTAAGCCATAAATTTAGCAATTAAAAAAGTTTATATAAAGGTGTTTTTTAATCAGGAAATACTATAATAGCATTTAGTGAAGTCGCAATAAATAATTTTTAGATGTATCTTAGTATAGCAGGAATTTATAACTTTGTGAAGAATGAATATTATGTGCAGTAGTAAACTGCCTCTCATTTCCAAAATATATAAACCTGACAAAAACCCGGCTGAAACTTTTAGCCGGGTTTTTGCCGGGTTTTTACCAGGGACTGGACAGTATTTGCAGAATAATGGTAGAATATAGTCATTGACCGGGGGTGTCGGCATATATATAGCACATAGTCCGGTTATGTTTACAGAACGGAGGCACTATATGATGAAGAGATTTATGCTAATTTTTCTTTCAATACTGCTGTTGGCAGCGACGGCTGGATGTACGGGGAGCGGTACACCGGAAAAGGGCGGTGAGGACGGTGCGGCCTCAGGCAATGCTACTGATACCGGGGTAACCTTAAAGGTGGCATCAATCCAGGGGCCTTCTGCTCTAAGTATGATTCATATGATTGAAAACAACCCTTCCCTGGGTAATGATGCAAAGGCGGAGTATATCATAAAAGACAGCCCGGAGACTGTAAGAGCAATGCTGATTCATTCGGAGGCTGATATTGCCACAATACCCACTAACCTTGCTTCAATATTATATAATAAAGGTATACAGTATCAAACTGCAGCTATCGGCCTTTGGGGGACGCTCTACCTGGTCGGGAAAGATAATTCAGCTATCCGGCAATGGGATGACCTGAAAAATAAAAGGATTTACCTGATGGCTAAAGGGATGACACCTGATATTTCCTTTCGGTATATGCTTGAGAAAAAAGGCATTGACCCTGAGAAAGATGTTATCCTCGATTACAGGTATCCTATGCCTCAGGAGCTGGCCGGCGCTGTGGGGGCGGGCAGGGCTGACCTCGCTGTATTGTCAGAGCCTATGGTAAGCACTCTGCTTGCCAAAAACAGCAGCTTGAAAATCATTATGGATCTGACCCGGGAATGGGATGAAACTGCGGAAAATAAAATACCTCTTGCCCAGACCTGTGTCTTTGTAAAAAAGGAGTTTGCCCTGAAGTATCCCGGAATTGTTGCAGGTTTTTTAAAGGAATACGAGAAATCTATACAGTGGGTTAATGCCAACACTGAAGAAGCCGGGCAGCTGGCAGTGAAGCACGGAATAATGCCGGCAGCAGATGTGGCTTCAGATACTATCCCAAGATGTAATATGAGATATGAGGATGCCTCGAGTGTAAAAGAAGGCATTAACGCATATCTTAAGGTTTTCTATGATTTCGATCCCAATATTGTTGGAGGCAAACTGCCTGATGAAGGTTTTTATTACAAAAAGTAGGGCAATCCGTACAAAAGACAGGGCAGCGCTTATGAAGGACAGGGGATTGGTGGTACTTTCCGTCATCAGCTTAATTTTTCTATGGAAGATAATCTCCCTGGCTGCTGCTTCGGAGCTGCTGTTACCCACACCTGAAAAGACATTTCAGGTTCTGGTGAAGCTGGTTGCCTCTGATGAATTTGTTATCTCTGTGGGGTATACAGTACTGCGGGGTTTCCTGGGATTTTTGCTTTCTCTGGCCGTTGGGATAATAACCGGCATTTTGGCCGGTTTAAACAGAACATTTGATGTAATGATAAAACCGGTTCTGGTTGCCGTAAGGGCAACACCGGTTATTTCTATTATTCTTTTGGCCCTGATTTGGTTATCAACTGACCTGGTACCGGTCTTTATTGGTTTTC
This genomic interval carries:
- a CDS encoding ABC transporter substrate-binding protein gives rise to the protein MMKRFMLIFLSILLLAATAGCTGSGTPEKGGEDGAASGNATDTGVTLKVASIQGPSALSMIHMIENNPSLGNDAKAEYIIKDSPETVRAMLIHSEADIATIPTNLASILYNKGIQYQTAAIGLWGTLYLVGKDNSAIRQWDDLKNKRIYLMAKGMTPDISFRYMLEKKGIDPEKDVILDYRYPMPQELAGAVGAGRADLAVLSEPMVSTLLAKNSSLKIIMDLTREWDETAENKIPLAQTCVFVKKEFALKYPGIVAGFLKEYEKSIQWVNANTEEAGQLAVKHGIMPAADVASDTIPRCNMRYEDASSVKEGINAYLKVFYDFDPNIVGGKLPDEGFYYKK
- a CDS encoding ABC transporter permease, with the translated sequence MKVFITKSRAIRTKDRAALMKDRGLVVLSVISLIFLWKIISLAAASELLLPTPEKTFQVLVKLVASDEFVISVGYTVLRGFLGFLLSLAVGIITGILAGLNRTFDVMIKPVLVAVRATPVISIILLALIWLSTDLVPVFIGFLIMYPIISTNVTEGIKSVDGELVDMAKTYRVKTSRLIREVYIPAISPFITGGISNAAGIGWKAIIASEVLSQPRFAIGTQMHTAQSYLMVAELLAWTVIAVMLSYIFEVLIRLFEKRAAAWRREIV